DNA from Solanum stenotomum isolate F172 chromosome 3, ASM1918654v1, whole genome shotgun sequence:
gggaatacttagttccctaatagcttttgagaaatggactcaactttaaactcttgacttaacttaaaactcttaccttgacttgaaactcttgacttagcttgacttgaaacttgagccttaaaatgaagttaaaacattcaataaagactcttgaataactttaaaaacttgcttgaacttacttTTAAAccttgcttgacttgactctaacttcccttaactttgatcctaacttgccttgaatggaactatggattcaaggtatgtgatcacatgtttatggattCGGGATGTCtaaatgtaccttagagtgttggaaacaactaggaaacataggtataatacctaggaacatgcatgagaaagcatGGAAAGAATGGGGGAacatggcgtccttggcgctctgcaaggcgcggagtgCCAGTCCTTGATGCTCAGAAGgggcctgctggcgctctgttaggcgcggcgccccaagggggAAAGTTCAGAATCctttttggggcgcgctggcagacGCGACGCGCCAACCTCTTGCCCAGAAACTCCGACTTTTCTCTCTTGttttgccaactctaaatcacccttacttcaatggattcaaccccaaacactaagggtcataaaatccctcaacatacatgagattcaactcaaacacacaaccaaatcatgtcccacaaccaacaataacttcaacaacatcaacaacacaacccaacaacatcaacaacatatccaatcttttctcaataataatgagtttggtgtgtgggggaaaggatcaacccacactaagaactcacataccttgatagggatcacccccgacgatttccacgacgatctttgacggaaacttgttgatctcctctttcttctcttcttcttctccttcttctcttcttcactctcaagaaccctaactctaaCTCTtctaaaatgggacaaaaatgatccacaatcagcctaacacaacaatataacctcaaaagaaatagctagggaaaagaccaaaatgcccttaaaatttccggacggattccctgccaactgcccaactttcaaagggtataactcactcatacgaactcggaatcgagcaaactcagtggcgttggaaagatcattccacaagattcgtaaccataactggaactactcctaactcatcctgagctaggagttatgactgctcaaagttggccaaaactcactgatttccacacttagccaaatttccagatttttgaattccttccaaaaatgactatttccgatttttaagcctcttcatagatatttcaaattACCGGATGTTACAGTGATTAAGTATACcatatgggattatattttttaaaaaataataattaaaaaattaaattaaaattaatttttttcacttccgttagaggaaaagggtatatgtgagtccTTTGTATAatagtaggggtatatatgagtcactttcataacgaggggtatatcaactctaaatgacaaagttgagggatatatcagacccttttcccttgaTTTATTACTATTGGATTAACGGTTTATTAATGAttctataaagaaaaaaaatatcaagttATCGTTCGATTTTGGTTTTTTGAATTGGATTATTGGGTAAACTAAATTTGTGAAACAAtgcacacttattaagaaaaacattcaagGACATGAtttaaactatactttccacTTTTGTCTTTTGTAAAATCGTAAATGTAAATTTATAAGTTTATCTCCTAgaaaatatcaaacttcattaaaaGAAAGGACAAATATGGAAAAAGTTTCAAACATCCctcttgaattttgaaaatagcAGAAGAAGAATATAATCGGAAACCCTTCAGCTAGCCCAAGATCGTTAACTAAGATTGGAAAATTCAACTAAAGAAGAGGAAACTAGGAATGAGAACTTTGTTTATGGAAGAAGACTCTTGAATTGTCTTTGTTTTTGGGTTGTTCATGATTCTAAATACTAAGGATCTAGACTATTCTAATCGTTTCTACAAATATCATTCTTAAATATCTAATACTTTAGACTATCTAGATTTTTCGTAAGTACAAATAGCAAAGACATTTACTCTAACCtccaaaaaatcaactttattttttcaCAGAAACCTCTGGTCATCTTCACGAAAGAACATGACATCCTTACAGAGACCTGCAGATGGACCATTATTGGCAATTTTTCAAGGACACGACCTGGAATTGACATCATCAAAGCAGAATTTACAAATGTGTGTTTTGCTTATGTGGGCACGTCTAGAATTCAACTTCTTGTCATTCTCGTGGTGTGTCTCGCAGTATTGAAAAGGAATAACACATAAACATGTAGGGATGTCAATGGGGTAGGGTGGGGCGGTTGCAGGGCAAACCCACATAAATCCACTAAGATTTCAACCCGCCCCACTCCGTCCCACATAGCACAATTTGTTGTTTCCAACCCGCCCCACCCCGTCCTGCATAAACCCGTTTTTCCCCGCCCAGCGAAATTTGTAAGAAGTTTCAAATACTAGAAACAATAATTTTGTAACCAAAAGAGTCAGATTTTGTTAActacttatttttttgtttacctGCTAAATGAATATGTTAATAACTTTTATTTGATAGTTTAAATTTGTTGAATTTGAggtaataaacaaaatattaaatgcaACAGTGATGTAATATGGTTttaatacttctttttttttctatttttgggccattaaaacaacttttcattcaaagaacaaagaaaatctCAAACTGATGCAAAACTGGTACATAAAGCCAAGTCAGAGAAACACACCTTGTAAACAATTGTAGTATATATTAACTAGTATCTGGACATGTGTTTTGTACGTGTATTTCATAAAAGTAGTACAAACATATGAATCAGACATGAAATATGATAAATGAGAAGATTTTAAGCttcaaataacaaaacaaaatgaaagtAGAAGAGGCATACCTCTTGAGTTTGTTTCATCCAATGGTGATCAAGGATTACACATTTACTTAATGTCCATTTATATAGGATGCTTAATGactaaaagtaaatataaaatcattattGATGGTGTTGgattattaaagaaaaacatagGGCCAAAAAAGGTTACAAATATTAGAAGTGACATTCACTGGAAACAACTAGCTTTTCTGAAAACAGAATCATGCACAAATCAAATtgctaaaacaaaacaaaaaaagcaaTATCTATCCATAAAACAAACAAGTGATCGATCTGGAACAAGACATTCCGAGAACACGCTCAGCATGCAAGAAGTTGAATCTTTATCTTCTGTAACATCCCTACAACATCTTTCATGTTTGTCATTCTTGTCGGAGATTCAGCACAGCAATCTAATGCCACTTTCATGATTGATGCAACAACATCTAGCTTCTTCTGTAAGCGATTATCCAATGGTGTTACCAAGTTGGCATCTACAACATCCATTACTACCTCTGGGAGTGAATAACTCACCCATTGCTTCAAGTTAAGATCTCCCTCAAAATCACTAGGCTTTCTCCTAGTAAATGTTTCCAGCAACATAATCCCGTAACTATAGACATCGCATTTTACTGACACCAGTCCATCAAATCCATACTCTACAgtcaaacaattaatttaaagtTGCAGTATACTTTCTtgattgaaaaacaaaaagacGAAAAATTAATGCTCAAATTAGCAAAAACAAAGAGACGTACCCGGTGCAATATAGCCGAATGTTGCTAAGGTTTTAGTGTATAAATCACTCTCATCTTCACCGAGCAGTTTTGAAATACCAAAGTCGCTTAGGTGGGTAGCCATATCCTCATCCAGCAAGACGTTACTAGGCTTCAGATCACAGTGAATCACAGGCGAGGAGCAACCATGGTGAAGATACTCCAACGCACATGCCACATCTATCATAATGCTTAGTCTCTGCCTGATGTCTAGAAAGTAGTTGTGCGAATACAAATACTTGTCAAGACTTTCATTAGGCATATACTCGAGCACTAAAGCCTTAAAATCAAGGTTGGAGCAACTAGTGATGACTTTCACGAGATTCCTATGGCGAAGGCTGCGCAAAACTTCACATTCTGTATCAAAACTCTTGAATGCCGCTTCCAGTTGCAGATTGAACACTTTAACTGCAATGGCAGTCCCACTTCTGAGAACACCTTTGTAAACAGAGCCAAAACTTCCAGAGCCAATCAGATTACTCTCGCTAAGCAAATCAGTAGCTTGGAGCAGTTCATAGTATGAAATTCTTTCTGTTGTCACGATAGACAATGAATCAGCTCGTTGAGGAGATCTTTTACCTATTCCATACTTTATCCATAGGAACACAAAGGCAATAGGAACAAATACAAGTGCTATTCCCAGCACAAGAAATTGAACAAgcatttttttcctatttgatCTGTGCTTTGATGATGTGGGGCATGGCGGGACACTAAACCTTGAAGAACCACACAATGCTTCATTGTTGATGAAAAATTTACTGGATAGGCTCTTGAAAGGACCCCCCGAGGGTATTTCACCGTGCAACTTGTTGAATGAAACATTGAAACACTCGAGGTATTGTAGTTTCTCGAAAGACATGGGAATAGTTCCCGATATATTGTTATGAGAAATGTCTAGAAATTCCAAACCTACCATGTTGCTCATTGAGTCAGGTATAGATCCTTGCAACTTGTTGTGTCGCAAAGAAAGATATATCAGATTTTGCAACCCACCAATTTCTCTAGGAATTCCATTTGTGAATTGATTCATTGACAGATTCATATATGTCACAACCTTTAGATTTCCAATTTCCAGAGGTAAAGATCCAACCATGTTGTTTGACGATAAGTCAAGAACCACTAAATCTTTAAGATTTACTAAGCTTGTTGGTATATTGGAACTCAATTTATTGGAACCTATATGTATCTCTCTAAGAGAAGTAACATTCCCTAAACAATTCGGAATAGATCCtgaaagttgattttgagtcaAGTGTATCAAACCCAAATGATTCAATTTACATATATGATCTCCAATAAATCCAGTAAGTTTGTTGTACTGAAAATACATACGCTGAAGGTTTCTCAAGTTGTGAATTGATGTAGGAATTGATCCAATCAAGTTATTATAAGAAAGATCAAGGTCTAATAAGCTGCTTAAGTTTCCAACTTCATTTGGAATCTTGCCTTTGATGTTGCAAGCACTGGCATCAAACTTTATAAGAGATATGGAGAAGTTCCCTACGGATACTGGAAGCATGCCATTTAGAGGGTTGAAAGATagattaagatattttaaatttctgcaATTGGTTAAGGAGGTGAGGAAGCTTAAAAATGAATCACCGGTTAAATTGTTTCCCCCCAAGTTTAGGTATTGTAGATGAGTCAAATATCTAAGAGAATTGGGAATCAATCCTGTGAGTTTGTTTTGTGAAAGCTCTAGATTAGTAAGCTTTGAACAATTGGAGATAGAATGAGGAATAGTCCCAACAAGATTGGTTAAGCTATGCAGATAAAGTCCTTCAATGTTGGGTAAGGTAGAACCTATGTTTGGTGGTAGAGTTCCTGATAGATTATTGCCTGAAAAATCAATTGCTCTCATCCCTGATATGTTAAACATCTCCATATCAAGTGAACCACTAAAACTATTAAACTGCATACCAAGTTTCTCCAACTCAACGAGATTTCTTATCTCTTTGGGTATTTCACCTGTCAACACATGAACAAAGAATGAATACTAACTAGCTAGTTCAATACAAATTGCTATTACTTTGAATACGTACCAGCAAATCTATTTTCggaaagatataaaaattacATCTTGGTTAAGTTGCCAATCTCCCGTGGTAAGGATCCCTTGAGATTGTTCCTCCATAGTGAAACAAGTCGCAACGAGGAGATGTTGAATATGGAGATCGGGATAGAGCCGGTAATCTGGTTTTTCGCCACGCCTAACTCCACCAAATTAACAAGATTTCCGATTTCTTGTGGAATTATCCCTGCATTTATTTTAATGtgtaaaaaaaagattaattatatacaataGTACTAGCATTCATAAGATAAAACATATATACCTGTGAAATGGTTAGATCTGAGATGCAATATCTGCAAGTTACTCAATCTTCCAATTTCACTATGTATTCGTCCATCAAACTGATTTATCgataaatacaatatttgaagTTGTGAACAATTTGACAAGCTTGTAGGCATATGTCCATGAAGCTTGTTTCTGGATAGATAAAGCTCTTTGAGTATTGGAAGATCATTGCATAAACCATTGGGAAGATCTCCTGATAGGCTATTATCTGAAAATCTAATGACTTCAATTCTAGAAATATTGAATATTGTGAATGGAATAGAACCCATAAGCTGATTTCGTTCCATGGACAACCAGTTCAGGTTGTGAAGATTGCCAATCCCTATTGGGATGTTTCCTTCAAGTAAATTGGCAGATATGTCTAAAATCTCCAACCTTGAGGCATTCAAGAGTGACGGAGGAATAGAGTATACGAGCTTGTTTCCACTCAAGTCTAAAGTCCTCAGGTTTTTAAGATTTCCAATTTCCTCTGGAATTTGACCCTCTAAGAAATTGGATGTCAAACACAAAGTTTCTAGCTTAGAAATATTAGAAACTGTAGTGGGAATGGTACCACTGAAGCTATTATTACCAAGATTTAGAACTTCAAGTTTCTGTAAGAATCCAAACCAAGAAGGAATCTCCCCTATGAAGTTGTTCAAACTTAAATCAAGAAACTTAAGCCGACGCAAGTTTGCCATTTCATGAGGCAAATTTCCATGCAAATTGTTGCCACTCAAGTCAAGAGAAACAAGAAATGTAAGGTTTCCTAAATCTTTCGGAATTTTGCCGGTAAGATCCATGTTGGAAAGATTCAAGGACTTCACTCGCTCGTGACGAGAGTCACAAGTGACTCCTATCCAATGGCAAATAGAAGTAGCGGGAGACCAGCTTTCATCCAAGATGTCTGAAATAATTTGTGATTTCATAGAGAGAAGAGTTAATTGATCCGTGGAAATGTTTGTATGAGTCATGGCTGAAGTAGCCATAACATATTGAACCAACAAGAGTATTGTTAAGAGAAATGATGTGAATGCTTTCTCCATTATTGCAAAAATTAGTAGGAAAATGGGATGGCTAGTAACCTGTGGTGTTGAGACTTTAAATAGGGAATTATATTTCTTAGGACAAACTTTTCTTCAATGAATTCTACCAATCGGGGACCAATTGGAACAAATCATGTCAAGAATTGGAGACCAAAAGATGCATGTTTTACACAAATTCATGGGAAAGCAAGTAAAATTGtcaataaaaatttaacacTGAACCTTGACTTAGTTTTTGACGTCCATATATCAGAGACAGAGTCAGAATTTAAATTTCGGGTTTTAAATTCTAGGCTAGCGACATCAAGTGTTGATAACTAAtgcattttgaattttaattttgtacgtttttattgaaatttttaatacaaatattaaatttcaaCTTAAGCTATTGAGTTCAGTCGAATCGATATATACACTAAAGTCTAGACACAAATGTGTGTTTTGCTTGTGTGGGCACGTCTAGAATTCAACTTTTTGTCATTCTCGTTGTGTGTCTCACAGTAttgaaaataatgagaatgcAAATATGTAATAGTCCATAAGTCTTTAGCATATCCTATGTAGTGAAAATTATCTGAATTATATGTAATGATGCTAATTGATACTGGAAGCATGCCATTTGGAGGGTTGAAAGATagattaagatattttaaatttctgcaATTGGTTAAGGAAGTGAGGAAGCTTAAAAATGAATCACTGGTTAAATTGTTTCCCCCCAAGTTTAGGTATTGTAGATGAGTCAAATATCCAAGAGAATTGGGAATCAATCCTGTGAGATTGTTTTGTGAAAGCTCTAGATTAGTAAGCTTTGAACAATTGGAGATAGAATGAGGAATACTCCCAACAAGATTGGTTAAGCCCTTCAATGTTGGGTAAGGTAGAACCTATGTTTGGTGGGATGGTTCCTGATAGATTGTTGGCTGAAAGACCCATTGATCTCAGCCGTGATATGTTGAACATCTCCATTGGAATTGTACCACTAAAACTATTGTAGTCCAGAATAAGTTCCTTCAACTCAACCAGATTTCCTATCTCCTTGGGTATTTCACCTAGCAACACATGAAGAAAGAATGAGTTTAACTAGCTAACTATTTTAATACAGATTGCTATCACTTTGACTACGTACCAGTAAGCCTATTTTCGTGAAGATGTAAAAATTGCAACTTGGTTAAGTTGACAATCTCCCGTGGTAAGGATCCCTTGAGATTGTTCTCCCTTACTAAAACAATTTGCAACGATGAGATATTTATTATGGTGATCTGGATAGAGCTGGTAATTTGGTTATTCTCCACGGCTAAGGTCACCAAATTAACAAGATTTCCGATTTCTTGTGGAATTATCCCTGCATTTATTTTAATGTGtaataaaaaagattaattatatacaataGTATTAGCATTCATAAG
Protein-coding regions in this window:
- the LOC125859181 gene encoding probable LRR receptor-like serine/threonine-protein kinase At3g47570 produces the protein MEKAFTSFLLTILLLVQYVMATSAMTHTNISTDQLTLLSMKSQIISDILDESWSPATSICHWIGVTCDSRHERVKSLNLSNMDLTGKIPKDLGNLTFLVSLDLSGNNLHGNLPHEMANLRRLKFLDLSLNNFIGEIPSWFGFLQKLEVLNLGNNSFSGTIPTTVSNISKLETLCLTSNFLEGQIPEEIGNLKNLRTLDLSGNKLVYSIPPSLLNASRLEILDISANLLEGNIPIGIGNLHNLNWLSMERNQLMGSIPFTIFNISRIEVIRFSDNSLSGDLPNGLCNDLPILKELYLSRNKLHGHMPTSLSNCSQLQILYLSINQFDGRIHSEIGRLSNLQILHLRSNHFTGIIPQEIGNLVNLVELGVAKNQITGSIPISIFNISSLRLVSLWRNNLKGSLPREIGEIPKEIRNLVELEKLGMQFNSFSGSLDMEMFNISGMRAIDFSGNNLSGTLPPNIGSTLPNIEGLYLHSLTNLVGTIPHSISNCSKLTNLELSQNKLTGLIPNSLRYLTHLQYLNLGGNNLTGDSFLSFLTSLTNCRNLKYLNLSFNPLNGMLPVSVGNFSISLIKFDASACNIKGKIPNEVGNLSSLLDLDLSYNNLIGSIPTSIHNLRNLQRMYFQYNKLTGFIGDHICKLNHLGLIHLTQNQLSGSIPNCLGNVTSLREIHIGSNKLSSNIPTSLVNLKDLVVLDLSSNNMVGSLPLEIGNLKVVTYMNLSMNQFTNGIPREIGGLQNLIYLSLRHNKLQGSIPDSMSNMVGLEFLDISHNNISGTIPMSFEKLQYLECFNVSFNKLHGEIPSGGPFKSLSSKFFINNEALCGSSRFSVPPCPTSSKHRSNRKKMLVQFLVLGIALVFVPIAFVFLWIKYGIGKRSPQRADSLSIVTTERISYYELLQATDLLSESNLIGSGSFGSVYKGVLRSGTAIAVKVFNLQLEAAFKSFDTECEVLRSLRHRNLVKVITSCSNLDFKALVLEYMPNESLDKYLYSHNYFLDIRQRLSIMIDVACALEYLHHGCSSPVIHCDLKPSNVLLDEDMATHLSDFGISKLLGEDESDLYTKTLATFGYIAPEYGFDGLVSVKCDVYSYGIMLLETFTRRKPSDFEGDLNLKQWVSYSLPEVVMDVVDANLVTPLDNRLQKKLDVVASIMKVALDCCAESPTRMTNMKDVVGMLQKIKIQLLAC